GAGAATGCCGTCCTGGCCGTGGGTGGTAAAGGGGTCCAGAGCAACGTCAGTGATCACGCCCAGCTCGGGGAAACGCTCGCGCAGGGCACGGGTCGCGCGTTGGGCGATGCCCTCCGGGTTCCAGGCTTCGGCGGCGTCCAGGGACTTGAGTTCAGCTGGCGTGACCGGAAACAGCGCCAACGCCGGAATTCCCAGCTCGACCCACTCGGCCGCCGCTTCGAGCAGCAGGTCGATGGTCAAGCGTTCCACGCCGGGCATCGAAGCCACCGCTTCACGACGATTCTCCCCGTCCAGCACGAACACTGGCAGGATCAGGTCGTTGGTCGTCAGGACGTTTTCACGCACCAGCCGACGAGAGAATTCATCGCGACGGTTGCGACGCAGACGGGTAGCGGGAAACAGACGATTGGCAGGGGTAAAGCTCACGGCAGACTCCTGAGCCCGCAGACGGGCGAGCGTGACAGTTATAAGCGGCCATTATGACGAACGTATGACAGTTGTGCGTAGGCGTGACCTGTAGTCGCAGTCATTGTCTTCTGTAGGAAATGTTAACGTCGAGACACATTTCGATACTTTCCTGAATGTGCCTGAAGGGTTAGGCTGCGCGTTCATTTCGCCAGCACCCAGACAATGCTCCAACAATTTCTGCATGACTTCGGCTACTTTGCCCTCTTTATCGGGACGTTCTTCGAAGGCGAAACCATCCTCGTGCTCGCAGGTTTCCTGGCGTTCCGTGGCTACATGGACATCAACCTGGTGGTGGTCGTGGCGTTTTGCGGCAGCTACGCGGGCGATCAGCTGTGGTATTTCCTCGGGCGCAAGCACGGACGCAAGCTATTGGCGCGCAAGCCGCGCTGGCAGTTGATGGGCGATCGGGCGCTGGAGCACATCCGCAAGCATCCGGACATCTGGGTGCTGAGCTTTCGCTTCGTCTACGGCCTGCGCACGGTGATGCCGGTGGCCATCGGCCTGTCGGGCTATCCGCCTGGCCGCTACTTGCTGCTCAACGGTATCGGCGCGGCGATCTGGGCCACGGCGCTGGCCGCCGCCGCGTACCACTTCGGCGCGGTGCTCGAAGGCATGCTGGGCAGCATCAAGAAATACGAATTGTGGGTGCTCGGTGCCC
This genomic interval from Pseudomonas alvandae contains the following:
- a CDS encoding DedA family protein — encoded protein: MLQQFLHDFGYFALFIGTFFEGETILVLAGFLAFRGYMDINLVVVVAFCGSYAGDQLWYFLGRKHGRKLLARKPRWQLMGDRALEHIRKHPDIWVLSFRFVYGLRTVMPVAIGLSGYPPGRYLLLNGIGAAIWATALAAAAYHFGAVLEGMLGSIKKYELWVLGALLLLGLGLWLRRRIKNARLARKVLEAERQEQSRSGTPTTPNE